Proteins encoded in a region of the Sugiyamaella lignohabitans strain CBS 10342 chromosome B, complete sequence genome:
- the ARA2 gene encoding D-arabinose 1-dehydrogenase (NAD(P)(+)) ARA2 (NAD-dependent arabinose dehydrogenase; involved in biosynthesis of dehydro-D-arabinono-1,4-lactone; similar to plant L-galactose dehydrogenase; GO_component: GO:0005575 - cellular_component [Evidence ND]; GO_function: GO:0047816 - D-arabinose 1-dehydrogenase (NAD) activity [Evidence IEA]; GO_function: GO:0045290 - D-arabinose 1-dehydrogenase [NAD(P)+] activity [Evidence IDA,IMP] [PMID 17097644]; GO_function: GO:0016491 - oxidoreductase activity [Evidence IEA]; GO_process: GO:0070485 - dehydro-D-arabinono-1,4-lactone biosynthetic process [Evidence IMP] [PMID 17097644]; GO_process: GO:0055114 - oxidation-reduction process [Evidence IEA]) gives MTQSEVIIKPITTNIPKSIEDLPDIVLGAGVFNYQYTDDPHGLSAENVLRKAFDLGIRALDTSAYYGPSEEIVGKALKSMASEYPRDTYLICTKAGRVAENNFDYSAASIRSSVLRSLERLNTTYLDVLYIHDVEFVETKQCLEAIDEAFALKKAGYIKNVGISGYPLDFLLYLATLAKNTLSHGSLDIILSYSNFCMQNTLLEDYVTKFKTEAGVRVVLNASPLSMSLLRAVPPHPFHPASLELRKAVSEASVYTSQHGVDISDLAVRFVYTHWTHGPTVFGLQTVREVETAVQQYWQAKTAAQSKEDEVLLKGVREILGSTLNQTWPSGIEHPDMTA, from the coding sequence ATGACACAGTCAGAGGTTATTATCAAGCCTATAACGACCAATATACCAAAGTCTATTGAAGATTTACCAGATATTGTATTAGGAGCAGGAGTTTTCAACTATCAATACACGGATGACCCTCATGGCTTATCTGCTGAAAATGTTTTAAGAAAAGCATTTGACCTTGGTATACGTGCTTTGGACACATCTGCTTATTATGGTCCTTCAGAAGAGATTGTGGGAAAGGCCCTGAAGAGTATGGCCTCGGAGTACCCAAGAGACACGTATCTGATCTGTACGAAAGCGGGTCGTGTAGCAGAAAATAACTTCGACTATTCTGCAGCATCTATTAGAAGCTCTGTCTTGAGAAGCTTGGAAAGACTGAATACCACATATCTGGATGTTCTGTATATACACGACGTTGAATTTGTCGAGACTAAACAGTGTTTAGAAGCTATTGACGAGGCCTTCGCGTTAAAGAAAGCGGGCTACATCAAAAACGTAGGCATATCTGGCTACCCACTTgactttttattatatttagcTACACTGGCAAAGAATACACTATCACATGGATCTCTGGACATCATACTGAGTTATTCCAACTTTTGTATGCAGAACACTTTGCTGGAAGATTATGTTACAAAATTTAAAACTGAAGCAGGAGTAAGGGTGGTTCTCAATGCCTCACCTCTGAGTATGTCGCTATTAAGAGCTGTACCTCCTCATCCATTTCACCCCGCATCTCTAGAGCTTCGTAAAGCAGTTTCTGAAGCGTCTGTTTACACCTCGCAACATGGTGTCGACATTTCTGATTTGGCGGTGCGATTTGTATATACTCATTGGACTCATGGCCCGACAGTGTTTGGTCTCCAAACTGTTCGTGAGGTTGAAACAGCAGTCCAGCAGTACTGGCAAGCCAAAACAGCAGCACAATccaaagaagacgaagTCCTTTTGAAGGGTGTACGTGAGATTCTTGGCAGCACTTTAAACCAGACCTGGCCATCTGGTATCGAGCATCCTGATATGACTGCATGA